GCAATAACGCGGCTGGCCTGATCTTCTGACAACTGCTTGAGGTCCGGGTACCCGATCATCAGCACAGGCACGCCCACAGTGGCCTCACAGACCACCGAGACAGTCTTGCGCACACCGGCGTCTTCACCGTTGACGACGACAGCAGAGATCTCATCCAGCTTTTCCGGATCGCCACTGGCAAGCAGCGCATACGCCTCCTCACCGAACACGACGTCTTCCTCGCCAATGAACTCAAGTATGGTGGCAATATCACGCTTTCTGGAGTCGTCCTCGCTGAGCACCAGCACCTTATTATTCTTCGACATTCAAACGAATCTCTTGCGGGGATTTGTGAGCGGTATTTAAGACTGTAAGTGCGCCCGAGTCAATTTTATGACGCTATTTGGGACGATTTGAAGAGACGTTCTGATAGGCTTTTGCCGCGCTTCGGTTCTGATTCACTTCCTTGAGCGCTTGCTGGGCTTCCGCCTTGGCCGCATTTGCCGAAATATTGGCACGGTCACAATAGGTCTGAAGGGTTGCCAACCGTTCCCGTACCGGCTCCGGGGCCAGCTCTCCGGCTTCCAGGGCTGTCATCACCGGTTCAATGGTCGGTTTGACCAATTTGCTCAGGCGCGACAGTTCTTCCCAGTTTTTCTCCGCTAGAGCGGTTTTCAGATGCTCCACCAGGGTATCCACTGCTTCCAGTTGTTCCGGCGCCGACATACCTGCATCTCCAGTATCGCTGTATGGCCCGGACAATGGCCGGGGATTCAAAAGGGCCCCGGCCATCACAGTTATCAGCGACGAGCCGCCCTGCGGGCTGCTGACGCCGAGAACTGGTTGCCGCGGAAGCCGGGATTGAAATCGAGGGCCGGGAAACCGTTGTCCAGACCATCAATATAGTAACGCTGCGCCTTGAGGTCGTACGTCATCTCCATGGTAGTCCAGAATACCGGCTCACTGTAGTAGCTGATATTGTGAGACTCGGATACGCGCCAGAGCTCTCCCTCACTGTCATATTCCTCACTGGCCAGAATCTGCCAGCTGTCCTCGTCTACATAGAATACACGACGGGAATAGATATGGCTGATACCGGTGCGCAGCTTTGCTTCCACCACCCATACCCGATGCAGTTCATAACGCGCCAGCTGCTGATTGATGTGCTGCGGGCGAATGACATCGTCCGGCCTGACGTCTTCATCATGAAGCTTGTAAGCGTTGTAGGGGACAAACATTTCCCGCTTCCCTTTCAATTCCCAGTCGTATTGGTTCGGAGCGCCGTTGTACATGTCTTTCTGATCAACGGACCTCAATGAAGAGGAGTTGGGCAGGTCGGTTTCATAGGCCAGGTTTGGTGACCTGCGCAGGCGCCGGGAACCGGAGTCATACCGCCAGGCAAGACGCGGCGAGCGAATCTGGTCCAGGGTTTCGTGCACAAGGGTGATGGTGCCTGCCAGGCTGGAGGGCGCTATGGTGTCGGTCTTCAGGTAAAAGATCTTGTTGTCGATGTCCTCTAGATCCGCCCCTTTGCGGCTGTAGGCTAAAAAATAGTCGTACTGGTTTACAACCTGGTTGTAAGAACCGTTCACCTGCGGGGTCGCGGAGGAACTGCGAAATGAAAGTTCCTCGCCCCGATAACGAAGAATGTGATTCCAGATTACTTCAAGACCATCGTTCGGAATCGGGAAGGGGCTGGTCATGATCGTGTCCCGCACACCGTTACCATTACTGAGCAGTTCGGCACTCAGTGCATTTTCCCGGGATTTTTCATAAACATGCTCCGGAAAGGCCGCCGTACGGCGGGTCCGGTAAACCGGCATTACAAACTCCGGGCCATATTGCTTCAGCATCTGGATGTGGCCATCTGTGAGCTTATCGCGATACAGGTCCACATTGTCTGCGGAAATCACGAACAAGGGCTCATCCCGGGGAAATGGATTGATTTCCACCTGCCCCTGCTTCCAGCCCGACGGTGGTGTTGTCAGACCGCCGGTCCACTCCGGAATACTGCCAGAACCATTGCCTTTTCTCTGTGCACCAACGGGGGTGAGTTCATTGCCCAACCGCTCGGCCTCGGACTCACTGACCTTCGCGTAGACGCTACTACCGGAAAATCCGAGCATTGCCACTGTAAAACCTGCGACCAAATGGTTACGCATTCCCTTCCACCTCCACTGAAACTGATCTGGACGCCGGACAGCCAGGACTTTCCGTTCACTGGAATCCCAAGCCAGACGATCAAAAGTTACTCAAACCGGGCGCCTTTTTGCCAAATTCAAACGCCCGTTTCAAGTGATTCTTTGTAGTTTCTTGTCAAAGGCTCGTGGATTCTCAGGAAGGAAGAAATTCCTGACCAGAAATGTTATCATTGTCAGTTAATTCGTCGCGCGACCTTAACCCCGTATGCAGGTATCTCCATGGCGTCATCGTGGCATTCACTGGTTTCCCAGAAGATTTTCCTTGCCAGGACCCTGCTGGGTCAGCTGGATGGCAACGACAGTGTGCCCGCGCGTGAAGCCCTGATTCAGGGAGCCGTTGAACTTGCTTTGCGGGCCAGAAAGCTGGTTCTGGTCATGGTCGCAAGAATGTATCAGGACAAGCTGGGGCGGCCCGAAAGCCTGGAAGCTTTGACGGAACTGCTGGGCGATGAGATTCCGGAGACAGCAGAACTGAACCAGCTCGTTAACGAAGCTCACAGTTGGTGGAACCATCTTGAGCAACTGGAGCGGCACCAGGGCAACCCGCCAGCGGCCAAAAAAACCGTGAGTGACGAAAATGTGATTGCTGTTGCTGCGGACACCGGTCCAGACAGATCGAAACAGGCGCTTGAGCAAACCCTGAGTGCGATCAAAAACTTTACCGACACCCTTGAGGAACGGCACAGCGAGTGGTAATACCGCGGTCCGCCGCTGCAAACTGCCGCCACCCGGGGAATGAACTGAAAGGCTAACTGAATGTCACCCTCTTTTTTCGAGATTGTACAACTGAGCAATGGCGATTATGCACTTCGCCGGATTGACGACGACAGCGCACCACTGGTGAAAATATCGTTTTCGGCTGAAGCCAGGGAAATGATGGAAGACCGGGAGATGGACGTGGCCAAGGCCATGATTGCCACCGGCATAGAAGCAGCAGGCAATGTCGCCCACGATATCGACTGGGAAGAAGAGCCGGACTCTCATGAAATCCGGCCTTCCTATACGCTTCACTGATCCCGGATTTACTGAACCTTCAGCGTTGGCGCAGCACAACGCCGTGGCTGTTACCCCGGGCAGAGGCCTGCTCCAGTGAAGTCAGGGCTTCACGCCCGAGTTTCCGTGTCCACATCACGACGGCATGACAGGTGCCTGCGCTCAACGCCCGCTCGGCCAGCTGCCGGGCCGGGTAGTCCGAAGTAGACCGCAACACCAGTAATTCGCCTGCCACAATCCCACGCATGGTCTGCCACTTGCTGACCAGGCTTTGGGGTGGGTCGATCCAGGCCAGCCAGCGTTTTTCCTGGTTCAGCTGTGTCAGCATCGGCAGCAACAGCTGGAAATTTTCAACCTGCCCTTCAGGCAGAATGATTTCCGTCACGTTACCCTTTGGCTGTACCGTGCGGGTGCGGGTGACCGGCGCCCGGCTCACATCATGGCTGCTCAAACCGACAGCCTCCGGGCCGACGAATCTCCCGCCTCCGTGAGCGTAAGCCAGGTTCTGATTAAAGCTGAGTTGTTCCATGATAAGCCTCATTTGCCTTTAAGCCGGGCCCTGCGCAATTGATACCTTGCAGAGCACTGCCGGAAATGTCCGGATACCGCGGTATCAGTGAAGATCCGAGCGCCGGATAACACCGACACCCAAACCTTCAATAAATAATTCCTGTTCTGTCAGATCCACTTCAATGGGCGCAAACTCTTCGTTCTCTGCGATGAGATACACTTTCGAGCCGTCCTTGCGGAACCGCTTCACAGTCACCTCTTCACCGACCCTGGCCACAACGATCTGGCCATTGTGTACGTCGCTGGTCCTGTGCACGGCAAGCAGATCCCCATCCAGGATGCCGATGTCCTTCATACTCATACCGCGCACACGCAGCAGGTAATCCGCCGAGGGCGAGAAGAATTCGGGCTGCAGGGTGCAGTGATCTTCGATGTGCTCCTGGGCCAGAATCGGGCTACCGGCTGCCACCTGGCCTATCACGGGCAATCCCGGGTCCGCTTCGACCTCCG
Above is a genomic segment from Marinobacter panjinensis containing:
- the lexA gene encoding transcriptional repressor LexA: MKLTARQTQVLEIIRRSVDETGYPPTRAEIAAELGFRSANAAEEHLRALARKGAIEMVPGASRGIRLPEVEADPGLPVIGQVAAGSPILAQEHIEDHCTLQPEFFSPSADYLLRVRGMSMKDIGILDGDLLAVHRTSDVHNGQIVVARVGEEVTVKRFRKDGSKVYLIAENEEFAPIEVDLTEQELFIEGLGVGVIRRSDLH
- a CDS encoding DUF6586 family protein; amino-acid sequence: MASSWHSLVSQKIFLARTLLGQLDGNDSVPAREALIQGAVELALRARKLVLVMVARMYQDKLGRPESLEALTELLGDEIPETAELNQLVNEAHSWWNHLEQLERHQGNPPAAKKTVSDENVIAVAADTGPDRSKQALEQTLSAIKNFTDTLEERHSEW
- a CDS encoding DUF1329 domain-containing protein — protein: MRNHLVAGFTVAMLGFSGSSVYAKVSESEAERLGNELTPVGAQRKGNGSGSIPEWTGGLTTPPSGWKQGQVEINPFPRDEPLFVISADNVDLYRDKLTDGHIQMLKQYGPEFVMPVYRTRRTAAFPEHVYEKSRENALSAELLSNGNGVRDTIMTSPFPIPNDGLEVIWNHILRYRGEELSFRSSSATPQVNGSYNQVVNQYDYFLAYSRKGADLEDIDNKIFYLKTDTIAPSSLAGTITLVHETLDQIRSPRLAWRYDSGSRRLRRSPNLAYETDLPNSSSLRSVDQKDMYNGAPNQYDWELKGKREMFVPYNAYKLHDEDVRPDDVIRPQHINQQLARYELHRVWVVEAKLRTGISHIYSRRVFYVDEDSWQILASEEYDSEGELWRVSESHNISYYSEPVFWTTMEMTYDLKAQRYYIDGLDNGFPALDFNPGFRGNQFSASAARRAARR
- a CDS encoding cell division inhibitor SulA; the protein is MEQLSFNQNLAYAHGGGRFVGPEAVGLSSHDVSRAPVTRTRTVQPKGNVTEIILPEGQVENFQLLLPMLTQLNQEKRWLAWIDPPQSLVSKWQTMRGIVAGELLVLRSTSDYPARQLAERALSAGTCHAVVMWTRKLGREALTSLEQASARGNSHGVVLRQR
- a CDS encoding SOS cell division inhibitor, which gives rise to MSAPEQLEAVDTLVEHLKTALAEKNWEELSRLSKLVKPTIEPVMTALEAGELAPEPVRERLATLQTYCDRANISANAAKAEAQQALKEVNQNRSAAKAYQNVSSNRPK